A single genomic interval of Homo sapiens chromosome 7, GRCh38.p14 Primary Assembly harbors:
- the CD36 gene encoding platelet glycoprotein 4 isoform 4 (isoform 4 is encoded by transcript variant 8) encodes MMNSSNIQVKQRGPYTYRVRFLAKENVTQDAEDNTVSFLQPNGAIFEPSLSVGTEADNFTVLNLAVAAASHIYQNQFVQMILNSLINKSKSSMFQVRTLRELLWGYRDPFLSLVPYPVTTTVGLFYPYNNTADGVYKVFNGKDNISKVAIIDTYKGKRNLSYWESHCDMINGTDAASFPPFVEKSQVLQFFSSDICRSIYAVFESDVNLKGIPVYRFVLPSKAFASPVENPDNYCFCTEKIISKNCTSYGVLDISKCKEGRPVYISLPHFLYASPDVSEPIDGLNPNEEEHRTYLDIEPITGFTLQFAKRLQVNLLVKPSEKIQVLKNLKRNYIVPILWLNETGTIGDEKANMFRSQVTGKINLLGLIEMILLSVGVVMFVAFMISYCACRSKTIK; translated from the exons AGTTCGTTTTCTAGCCAAGGAAAATGTAACCCAGGACGCTGAGGACAACACAGTCTCTTTCCTGCAGCCCAATGGTGCCATCTTCGAACCTTCACTATCAGTTGGAACAGAGGCTGACAACTTCACAGTTCTCAATCTGGCTGTGGCA GCTGCATCCCATATCTATCAAAATCAATTTGTTCAAATGATCCTCAATTCACTTATTAACAAGTCAAAATCTTCTATGTTCCAAGTCAGAACTTTGAGAGAACTGTTATGGGGCTATAGGGATCCATTTTTGAGTTTGGTTCCGTACCCTGTTACTACCACAGTTGGTCTGTTTTATCCT TACAACAATACTGCAGATGGAGTTTATAAAGTTTTCAATGGAAAAGATAACATAAGTAAAGTTGCCATAATCGACACATATAAAGGTAAAAG GAATCTGTCCTATTGGGAAAGTCACTGCGACATGATTAATGGTACAG ATGCAGCCTCATTTCCACCTTTTGTTGAGAAAAGCCAGGTATTGCAGttcttttcttctgatatttGCAG gTCAATCTATGCTGTATTTGAATCCGACGTTAATCTGAAAGGAATCCCTGTGTATAGATTTGTTCTTCCATCCAAGGCCTTTGCCTCTCCAGTTGAAAACCCAGACAACTATtgtttctgcacagaaaaaattatctcaaaaaattGTACATCATATGGTGTGCTAGACATCAGCAAATGCAAAGAAG GGAGACCTGTGTACATTTCACTTCCTCATTTTCTGTATGCAAGTCCTGATGTTTCAGAACCTATTGATGGATTAAACCCAAATGAAGAAGAACATAGGACATACTTGGATATTGAACCT ATAACTGGATTCACTTTACAATTTGCAAAACGGCTGCAGGTCAACCTATTGGTCAAGCCATCAGAAAAAATTCA AGTATTAAAGAATCTGAAGAGGAACTATATTGTGCCTATTCTTTGGCTTAATGAG ACTGGGACCATTGGTGATGAGAAGGCAAACATGTTCAGAAGTCAAGTAACTGGAAAAATAAACCTCCTTGGCCTGATAGAAATGATCTTACTCAGTGTTGGTGTGGTGATGTTTGTTGCTTTTATGATTTCATATTGTGCATGCAGAtcgaaaacaataaaataa
- the CD36 gene encoding platelet glycoprotein 4 isoform 6 (isoform 6 is encoded by transcript variant 16) — translation MILNSLINKSKSSMFQVRTLRELLWGYRDPFLSLVPYPVTTTVGLFYPYNNTADGVYKVFNGKDNISKVAIIDTYKGKRNLSYWESHCDMINGTDAASFPPFVEKSQVLQFFSSDICRSIYAVFESDVNLKGIPVYRFVLPSKAFASPVENPDNYCFCTEKIISKNCTSYGVLDISKCKEGRPVYISLPHFLYASPDVSEPIDGLNPNEEEHRTYLDIEPITGFTLQFAKRLQVNLLVKPSEKIQVLKNLKRNYIVPILWLNETGTIGDEKANMFRSQVTGKINLLGLIEMILLSVGVVMFVAFMISYCACRSKTIK, via the exons ATGATCCTCAATTCACTTATTAACAAGTCAAAATCTTCTATGTTCCAAGTCAGAACTTTGAGAGAACTGTTATGGGGCTATAGGGATCCATTTTTGAGTTTGGTTCCGTACCCTGTTACTACCACAGTTGGTCTGTTTTATCCT TACAACAATACTGCAGATGGAGTTTATAAAGTTTTCAATGGAAAAGATAACATAAGTAAAGTTGCCATAATCGACACATATAAAGGTAAAAG GAATCTGTCCTATTGGGAAAGTCACTGCGACATGATTAATGGTACAG ATGCAGCCTCATTTCCACCTTTTGTTGAGAAAAGCCAGGTATTGCAGttcttttcttctgatatttGCAG gTCAATCTATGCTGTATTTGAATCCGACGTTAATCTGAAAGGAATCCCTGTGTATAGATTTGTTCTTCCATCCAAGGCCTTTGCCTCTCCAGTTGAAAACCCAGACAACTATtgtttctgcacagaaaaaattatctcaaaaaattGTACATCATATGGTGTGCTAGACATCAGCAAATGCAAAGAAG GGAGACCTGTGTACATTTCACTTCCTCATTTTCTGTATGCAAGTCCTGATGTTTCAGAACCTATTGATGGATTAAACCCAAATGAAGAAGAACATAGGACATACTTGGATATTGAACCT ATAACTGGATTCACTTTACAATTTGCAAAACGGCTGCAGGTCAACCTATTGGTCAAGCCATCAGAAAAAATTCA AGTATTAAAGAATCTGAAGAGGAACTATATTGTGCCTATTCTTTGGCTTAATGAG ACTGGGACCATTGGTGATGAGAAGGCAAACATGTTCAGAAGTCAAGTAACTGGAAAAATAAACCTCCTTGGCCTGATAGAAATGATCTTACTCAGTGTTGGTGTGGTGATGTTTGTTGCTTTTATGATTTCATATTGTGCATGCAGAtcgaaaacaataaaataa